Proteins from one Oryza sativa Japonica Group chromosome 12, ASM3414082v1 genomic window:
- the LOC4352151 gene encoding LOW QUALITY PROTEIN: O-methyltransferase ZRP4 (The sequence of the model RefSeq protein was modified relative to this genomic sequence to represent the inferred CDS: substituted 1 base at 1 genomic stop codon), with translation MAHAKSNGYQASDATSSLDALRELYGNTFAVVKSMALKAAMDLGIADAIHHHGGAATLSQIVTRVALHPSKVPCLRRLMRVLTLSGVFAVQKLAPGDAAAPADEAEAAVYALTPVSRLLIGAGNQGHMMSMLLHPNFITPFFRISDWLQRELPGPCIFKHTHGRSLWEMADDDAAFNTVVNDGMASDSIFTMDILVREHGEVFQGISSLVDVAGGNGTAAQAIARAFPEVKCSVMDLAHVVAEAPGGTGVEFITGDMFESVPPANAVFLKWIMHDXGDNDCVKILGNCKKAIPTRDKGEKVIIMDIVVGTGPSDQKHRDVQILYDAYIMFINGAERDEQEWKKLFLEAGFSDYKIMPIMGFRSIIEVYP, from the exons ATGGCGCATGCTAAGAGCAATGGATATCAAGCCAGTGATGCCACCAGCTCGCTCGACGCTCTGAGAGAGCTCTACGGCAACACCTTCGCCGTCGTCAAGTCCATGGCTCTCAAGGCCGCCATGGACCTCGGCATCGCCGACGCCAtccaccaccacggcggcgccgccactcTGTCCCAGATAGTCACCAGGGTCGCGCTCCACCCGTCCAAGGTTCCATGCCTGCGTCGCCTCATGCGCGTGCTCACTCTCTCCGGCGTCTTCGCCGTCCAGAAGCTGGCGCCCGGCGATGCCGCAGCCCCTGCCGACGAGGCCGAGGCGGCCGTCTACGCGCTCACGCCGGTGTCCCGCCTCCTCATCGGCGCCGGGAACCAGGGACACATGATGTCCATGCTGCTCCACCCGAACTTCATCACCCCCTTCTTCCGGATCAGCGACTGGCTCCAGCGCGAGCTGCCTGGCCCGTGCATCTTCAAGCACACCCATGGCCGGAGCTTGTGGGAgatggccgacgacgacgccgcgttCAACACGGTCGTCAACGACGGGATGGCGTCGGACAGTATCTTCACGATGGACATCCTGGTCAGGGAGCATGGCGAGGTGTTCCAGGGGATCAGCTCGCTggtcgacgtcgccggcgggaacggcacggcggcgcaggCCATCGCCAGGGCGTTCCCGGAGGTGAAATGCAGCGTGATGGACCTCGCCCACGTCGTCGCCGAGGCTCCCGGTGGCACCGGTGTCGAGTTCATCACCGGCGACATGTTTGAGAGTGTTCCACCGGCAAACGCTGTCTTCCTCAAG tgGATTATGCACGATTAGGGTGACAACGACTGTGTCAAGATACTGGGGAACTGTAAGAAAGCCATCCCAACTAGAGACAAGGGAGAAAAGGTGATAATCATGGATATAGTGGTTGGGACAGGGCCGTCCgaccaaaagcatagagatgtgCAGATCTTGTATGATGCATACATCATGTTTATCAATGGTGCCGAGAGAGATGAGCAAGAGTGGAAGAAGCTTTTCCTTGAAGCTGGGTTTAGTGACTACAAGATTATGCCAATTATGGGATTCAGGTCAATCATCGAAGTCTACCCTTGA